One Chroococcidiopsis sp. TS-821 genomic window carries:
- a CDS encoding glycosyltransferase family 39 protein: MKLRFDRALDSWGNTVDRPIWVWVVSILWLLVIGWLAFFWNLGNTGLVDETEPLFAEAARQMTVTGDYITPYFNEETRFDKPPLVYWLMAIAYSTIGVNEWAVRLPSAISAFVLVCLGFYTLLFFGISTSDSYTRSSSLTPRSFFCAGLGAALIALNPETIAWARIGVSDMLLTGCMCCALLCFFVGYAQPSKPQVQTRWYLALYVLVGLAILAKGPVGIVLPAIIIGLFLLYVGKFREVLREMRIIWGSLLILAIAVPWYILVIGANGWDYINSFFGYHNIERFTGVVNNHSAPWYFYFVVVLLGFAPWSIYLPVAIAQTRFWKRSYWRSTHRSTHLGLFALFWFASIFGFFTIAVTKLPSYVLPLMPAAAILVALVWSDRLNRRVGNIQPTSRFLLWSHWLNIAFLLSLSAGLFALPHLVGYDPAIPNLQESIRQSGLPVLAGIIWLVAAIAGIFFILRRRWRGLLAVNLLGFVVFLVFAVTPAYFWVDQARQLPLRQLSAIVRQVEPNEELIMIGFKKPSVVFYSQRPVTYVREIEKAVAYLQELQANALEPFSVMLLSYPSRLQQLQSQLPQYHILGEAGAYQLVRIIKNPTQG; the protein is encoded by the coding sequence ATGAAACTTAGGTTCGACCGTGCTTTAGATTCTTGGGGAAACACCGTAGACCGCCCAATTTGGGTTTGGGTTGTGTCAATTTTGTGGTTATTAGTTATCGGTTGGCTAGCCTTCTTCTGGAATTTGGGCAATACTGGCTTGGTGGATGAGACAGAACCACTGTTTGCGGAAGCGGCGCGGCAAATGACGGTTACAGGAGACTACATCACGCCGTACTTTAACGAGGAAACGCGTTTTGATAAGCCGCCTTTAGTTTACTGGCTGATGGCGATCGCTTACTCAACAATTGGCGTGAATGAATGGGCGGTACGCCTACCTTCAGCAATAAGTGCTTTCGTGTTAGTTTGCTTGGGCTTCTATACACTCTTATTTTTCGGTATCAGTACTTCCGACTCTTACACGCGTTCCTCCTCGTTAACTCCGCGCTCGTTCTTTTGTGCTGGTTTGGGTGCAGCACTGATCGCCCTGAATCCTGAAACAATTGCTTGGGCAAGAATTGGCGTTTCGGATATGTTGTTGACAGGGTGTATGTGTTGTGCCTTGTTGTGTTTCTTTGTGGGATACGCGCAACCATCAAAACCCCAAGTTCAAACACGGTGGTATCTTGCGTTGTATGTACTTGTAGGATTAGCAATTTTAGCTAAAGGACCTGTCGGCATTGTTTTACCAGCAATTATCATTGGCTTATTTCTTCTTTACGTTGGTAAATTTCGCGAAGTGCTGCGCGAAATGCGAATTATCTGGGGCAGTTTGTTGATTTTGGCGATCGCAGTTCCTTGGTACATTCTCGTAATCGGTGCGAATGGCTGGGATTATATCAACTCGTTTTTCGGCTATCACAATATCGAACGCTTCACAGGTGTTGTGAATAACCACTCAGCACCTTGGTATTTTTACTTTGTGGTTGTCCTCCTTGGTTTTGCCCCTTGGTCGATTTATTTACCAGTGGCGATCGCCCAAACTCGATTTTGGAAACGTTCCTACTGGCGTTCTACTCATCGCTCGACCCACTTAGGTTTATTTGCATTATTTTGGTTTGCAAGTATTTTTGGCTTTTTCACTATCGCCGTCACGAAACTACCAAGTTACGTTTTACCTTTGATGCCTGCGGCAGCTATATTAGTCGCACTTGTATGGAGCGATCGCCTCAATCGTCGCGTCGGTAACATTCAACCAACTTCGCGCTTTCTGCTGTGGAGTCATTGGCTAAACATTGCGTTTTTATTAAGTTTGTCGGCTGGATTATTTGCGCTTCCTCACCTTGTTGGTTACGATCCCGCAATTCCAAACTTACAAGAGTCGATTCGACAATCTGGCTTACCAGTACTCGCGGGAATAATTTGGTTAGTCGCGGCGATCGCTGGCATATTCTTCATCCTGCGACGACGCTGGCGAGGTTTATTAGCCGTAAACTTACTCGGATTTGTCGTATTTCTTGTCTTTGCTGTCACACCTGCTTATTTTTGGGTGGATCAAGCACGACAACTACCACTACGCCAACTATCGGCAATTGTCCGTCAAGTCGAACCCAACGAAGAATTAATTATGATCGGTTTCAAAAAGCCGAGTGTTGTCTTTTACAGCCAGCGCCCAGTCACTTACGTTCGAGAAATTGAAAAGGCAGTTGCTTATCTTCAAGAACTCCAAGCTAACGCCTTAGAGCCTTTTTCGGTCATGCTGTTGTCTTATCCATCAAGACTGCAACAACTCCAGTCGCAGTTACCGCAGTATCACATCCTTGGGGAAGCTGGTGCGTATCAACTCGTGCGCATTATCAAAAATCCAACGCAGGGATAA
- a CDS encoding ATP-binding protein: MPNPELYDFIANIPSCQQTTQLKTVLEILQQTQGDRVVVVNDEQIPVGVLSAAQLLFYLSHQFQAERYQATIQQVFKNVGRKLIEPIAVLPASLSIAELSVHLQSLPNCQNARCEWVLVDTEGKFCGVVDRVQLTEFFCLNLAQVSSETVKQVSDRQNQLALDVLVQLLEKLPCPLILQKSTGEVVMQNSAWSRHFGGLSDPEEVRRKVESILDSATLATQVQSSARTSNSEVLATSAYQHHSLVSSTLHAQHEYDAVSVSDRSEEFEPVEFIATANRCQLGTQANTCICIWTLPNGQERVWEFIKIPLQEDRQQTNDPKISEAQSDGAHLWLLLATDVTEQQQLALELAAKNADLIQLNRLKDEFLSCISHELKTPLTAVLGLSTLLKDQALGELNERQSRYAKLIHQSGRHLMSVVNDILDLTRMETGQLKLNFEQVKIRNVCDRALEQVRTMQAQENQVTTEAIAQNEPEHHFSLEIEPGLDTIIADELRLRQMLVHLLANAFKFTETGGEIGLRVSRWAGWIAFTVWDTGIGIPEQQQHLIFQKFQQLENPLTRRFKGTGLGLVLTRTLARLHAGDVSFLSKEGKGSAFTLLLPPHPPTDFRLAIADRELPSTSPNSQTLHHNPNSTQKPKLSHRLALLVEAAPRYIAALTEQLSSLGYRVVNARSGTEALEKARRLQPEIIFLNPLLPLLSGWDVLTLLKSDPATRQIPVIVTATRAEKEQALANRADEFINLPVSSEILPQILARFCHEPVAYPQAQTEIETTKDRMTILRLVHGDATPFVPQPLQIHYRILEADDLEQAEILASIWQPDVVLLDGDIAEPVTYLESLSLCSKLAALPIVTLDAATTQAANQFEGLAVFPCLLPREQRDPETLLSVLQFAAGKQWKPKILVVDVAMLPDLQTNSPLCQASHSAARGTEWFQALIPYLETAGFNGAISHSWAETLNQIRQASVDLILICLADVQLNADVLQALQNLENENLPPILVLNGQLHPQLDTHPANSNRSLDLQSQLDRVLQAIATEILPPLSIQELLDKIVKTLALSAAR, from the coding sequence ATGCCAAATCCAGAGCTATATGATTTCATTGCTAATATACCTAGCTGTCAGCAGACAACACAGCTAAAAACAGTGCTGGAAATTTTGCAACAGACGCAGGGCGATCGCGTGGTAGTCGTGAATGACGAGCAAATTCCTGTAGGCGTTTTATCCGCAGCACAACTTTTATTTTATTTATCTCACCAATTCCAGGCAGAGCGATATCAAGCAACGATACAGCAAGTTTTCAAAAACGTTGGGAGAAAACTAATCGAACCGATCGCAGTTTTACCTGCAAGTTTAAGTATTGCAGAACTGAGCGTACATTTGCAATCTTTACCCAACTGCCAAAATGCGCGTTGCGAATGGGTATTAGTTGATACCGAAGGGAAATTTTGCGGAGTCGTCGATCGCGTGCAGCTAACGGAATTTTTTTGCTTGAACTTAGCGCAAGTGAGTAGTGAAACGGTTAAACAGGTAAGCGATCGTCAAAATCAGTTAGCTTTAGATGTCCTCGTACAACTACTCGAAAAATTACCATGTCCGTTGATTCTGCAAAAAAGCACAGGCGAAGTAGTGATGCAAAATTCCGCCTGGAGTCGGCATTTTGGCGGACTCAGCGATCCCGAAGAAGTCCGACGTAAAGTTGAGTCGATTTTAGATTCAGCGACCCTAGCAACTCAAGTACAGTCAAGCGCTCGGACATCAAATTCTGAGGTACTGGCGACGTCAGCTTATCAACACCATAGTTTGGTAAGCAGCACCTTGCACGCGCAGCACGAGTATGATGCTGTGAGCGTCAGCGATCGCTCTGAAGAATTTGAGCCAGTGGAATTTATCGCAACCGCGAATCGCTGTCAGTTAGGTACACAAGCTAATACTTGTATTTGTATTTGGACGCTACCCAATGGTCAAGAGCGCGTGTGGGAATTCATCAAAATTCCTTTACAGGAAGATCGCCAGCAAACAAACGATCCCAAAATTTCTGAAGCACAAAGCGACGGCGCGCATCTATGGTTATTACTCGCAACAGATGTCACCGAACAACAGCAGCTAGCCCTCGAATTAGCGGCGAAGAACGCCGATTTGATTCAACTGAATCGATTAAAAGATGAATTTTTATCGTGTATTAGCCACGAACTGAAAACACCGTTAACCGCCGTTCTCGGTTTATCGACGCTCCTCAAAGATCAAGCATTAGGAGAACTCAACGAGCGACAAAGCCGTTATGCAAAATTGATTCATCAAAGCGGTCGTCATTTGATGAGTGTCGTCAATGACATTTTAGATTTAACGCGGATGGAAACGGGACAACTCAAGCTAAATTTTGAGCAAGTAAAGATTAGAAATGTTTGCGATCGCGCCCTCGAGCAAGTGCGAACGATGCAAGCGCAAGAGAATCAAGTTACAACAGAAGCGATCGCCCAAAACGAGCCAGAACATCACTTTAGCTTAGAGATTGAACCAGGCTTAGATACGATAATTGCTGATGAATTGCGACTGCGACAAATGCTCGTTCATCTTCTTGCCAACGCGTTTAAGTTTACCGAAACTGGTGGAGAAATTGGATTGCGCGTCAGTCGCTGGGCTGGTTGGATTGCCTTTACTGTTTGGGATACAGGAATTGGAATTCCTGAACAACAACAACACCTAATTTTTCAAAAATTCCAACAACTGGAAAATCCATTAACGCGTCGCTTCAAAGGCACCGGACTAGGTTTAGTCTTAACCCGAACATTAGCACGCTTGCACGCTGGCGATGTAAGTTTTTTGTCTAAAGAAGGTAAAGGCAGTGCTTTCACGCTGCTACTACCACCGCATCCACCGACAGATTTTCGGCTCGCAATTGCCGATCGCGAATTGCCAAGCACGAGTCCTAACTCACAAACGCTACACCACAACCCGAACTCGACGCAAAAGCCAAAATTAAGTCACCGCTTGGCGCTACTTGTCGAAGCGGCGCCGCGATACATCGCCGCTTTAACCGAACAACTCAGTAGTTTAGGTTATCGAGTTGTCAATGCACGTTCTGGAACCGAAGCGTTAGAAAAAGCACGCCGACTGCAACCGGAAATCATCTTTTTAAATCCTTTACTACCGTTGCTTTCTGGTTGGGACGTATTGACTCTGTTAAAGTCTGACCCTGCAACGCGTCAAATTCCAGTGATTGTAACTGCGACAAGAGCCGAAAAAGAGCAAGCGCTGGCAAATCGAGCCGATGAATTTATTAATTTGCCCGTGTCGTCAGAAATCTTACCACAAATTTTGGCGCGTTTTTGTCACGAGCCTGTTGCTTATCCGCAAGCACAAACCGAGATAGAAACGACAAAGGATCGCATGACGATTCTCCGGTTAGTACATGGTGATGCTACACCATTTGTTCCACAACCGTTACAGATTCACTACCGAATTTTAGAAGCTGATGACTTAGAACAAGCAGAAATTCTGGCAAGTATTTGGCAACCTGATGTTGTCTTACTCGATGGCGACATCGCTGAACCTGTGACTTATCTCGAAAGTCTCAGTCTGTGTTCTAAGTTAGCCGCACTGCCGATTGTCACCTTAGACGCGGCAACGACGCAAGCCGCCAATCAATTCGAAGGACTAGCAGTTTTTCCTTGCTTGCTTCCCCGCGAACAACGCGATCCAGAGACCTTGCTATCAGTGTTGCAATTTGCCGCAGGAAAGCAATGGAAACCGAAGATTTTAGTGGTTGATGTGGCGATGTTACCTGATTTGCAGACGAATAGTCCACTTTGTCAAGCAAGTCATTCTGCCGCGCGCGGTACTGAATGGTTTCAGGCGTTAATTCCCTATCTCGAAACTGCAGGTTTCAATGGCGCGATCAGCCACTCGTGGGCAGAAACATTAAACCAGATCCGCCAAGCGAGCGTTGATTTAATTTTAATTTGCCTAGCAGATGTCCAGCTAAACGCGGATGTTCTGCAAGCCTTGCAAAATTTAGAAAATGAGAACTTACCGCCAATTTTGGTACTGAATGGACAGTTACATCCACAACTTGATACACATCCAGCAAACTCGAACCGTAGCTTGGATTTACAAAGTCAACTCGATCGGGTTTTACAAGCGATCGCCACAGAAATCCTCCCGCCTTTATCCATCCAAGAATTATTAGACAAGATTGTTAAGACATTGGCACTCAGCGCCGCACGTTAA
- the kaiB gene encoding circadian clock protein KaiB yields the protein MNVLKKTYVLKLYVTGNTYRSVQAIKTLKKILEEEFQGIYALKVIDVLKNPQLAEEDKILATPTLAKILPLPVRKIIGDLSDREKVLIGLDLLYEELKEGEETIE from the coding sequence ATGAACGTACTCAAAAAGACTTATGTGCTGAAACTGTATGTAACTGGAAATACATATCGATCGGTTCAAGCGATTAAAACTCTCAAAAAGATTTTAGAAGAAGAGTTTCAAGGTATTTATGCGCTGAAAGTCATTGATGTACTGAAAAATCCGCAGTTAGCCGAAGAAGATAAAATTCTCGCGACACCAACCTTAGCTAAAATACTACCATTACCTGTGCGTAAAATTATTGGCGATCTATCTGATCGAGAAAAAGTCCTCATTGGATTAGACTTACTATACGAAGAGTTAAAAGAAGGCGAAGAAACTATTGAATAA
- the kaiC gene encoding circadian clock protein KaiC, translated as MDDTNNQVTSKSPKVTESVQKIRTMIEGFDDISHGGLPLARTTLVSGTSGTGKTLLSMHFLYNGIVYFDEPGVFVTFEEDPVDIIKNASSFGWNLQQLIDQGKLFILDATPDPEGQEVVGNFDLSALIERLQYAINKYRAKRVSIDSITALFQQYEAASVVRREIFRLIARMKQIGITNIITAERTEEYGAIARFGVEEFVSDNVVIVRNVLEGERRRRTIEILKMRGSSHMKGEYPFTITTSGISIFPLGAMRLTQRSSNTRVSSGVKTLDEMCGGGFFKDSIILATGATGTGKTLLVSKFLQNACLNGDRAILFAYEESRAQLSRNAYSWGIDFEDLERQGLLKIICAYPESAGLEDHLQNIKSEIAQFKPSRIAIDSLSALARGVSNNAFRQFVIGVTGYAKQEEITGFFTNTTDQFMGSHSITDSHISTITDTIIMLQYVEIRGEMSRAINVFKMRGSWHDKGIREYNISADGPEISDSFRNYERIISGSPTRVSTDEKAELSRIVKGFQDSAGS; from the coding sequence ATGGATGATACTAATAATCAAGTTACTTCAAAAAGTCCCAAAGTTACAGAAAGCGTGCAAAAAATCCGCACGATGATCGAAGGATTTGATGATATTAGTCACGGCGGACTTCCTTTAGCGAGAACGACGCTAGTGAGTGGCACTTCTGGAACAGGGAAAACTTTACTATCAATGCACTTTCTCTATAATGGTATTGTTTATTTTGACGAACCAGGGGTTTTTGTTACTTTTGAAGAAGATCCCGTTGATATTATCAAAAATGCAAGTAGTTTTGGTTGGAATTTACAGCAGTTAATCGATCAAGGAAAACTGTTCATTTTAGATGCAACACCCGATCCAGAAGGGCAGGAAGTTGTTGGAAATTTCGATCTTTCGGCTTTAATTGAGCGCTTGCAATACGCGATTAATAAATATCGAGCCAAACGAGTTTCCATCGATTCGATTACGGCACTCTTTCAGCAATACGAAGCAGCTTCTGTCGTTCGTCGCGAGATTTTTCGACTGATCGCGCGCATGAAACAAATTGGTATTACAAATATTATTACAGCCGAGCGCACCGAAGAATATGGCGCGATCGCCCGCTTTGGCGTTGAAGAATTTGTTTCTGATAATGTAGTCATTGTCCGCAATGTTTTAGAAGGAGAAAGGCGGCGACGCACAATTGAAATCTTAAAAATGCGCGGTTCATCGCACATGAAAGGCGAATATCCTTTTACTATCACCACTAGCGGAATTAGTATTTTCCCATTAGGCGCAATGCGTTTAACACAACGCTCGTCGAATACGCGGGTTTCGTCTGGAGTCAAAACCCTCGATGAAATGTGTGGCGGCGGTTTCTTTAAAGATTCGATTATTTTGGCAACCGGTGCAACAGGAACTGGCAAGACTTTGTTAGTCAGTAAGTTTTTACAAAATGCGTGTCTGAATGGCGATCGCGCGATTTTATTTGCTTATGAAGAATCCCGCGCGCAGCTATCGCGGAATGCTTACTCGTGGGGAATTGATTTTGAAGATTTAGAACGTCAAGGATTACTCAAAATAATTTGTGCTTATCCTGAATCCGCCGGCTTAGAAGATCACTTACAAAATATCAAATCTGAAATTGCACAATTCAAGCCATCGCGCATTGCGATTGACTCGCTTTCAGCACTAGCGCGGGGAGTCAGCAATAACGCGTTTCGTCAGTTTGTTATCGGGGTCACCGGATATGCCAAGCAAGAAGAAATTACCGGATTCTTTACGAACACCACCGATCAATTTATGGGTTCGCATTCAATTACTGATTCGCATATTTCGACAATTACAGACACAATTATTATGCTGCAATATGTAGAAATTCGCGGCGAAATGTCACGCGCAATCAACGTATTTAAAATGCGCGGTTCTTGGCACGACAAAGGAATTCGCGAGTATAATATTAGCGCTGATGGGCCTGAAATTAGTGACTCCTTTCGCAATTACGAACGGATCATCAGTGGTTCTCCGACACGTGTTAGTACTGATGAAAAAGCGGAGTTGTCACGCATTGTTAAAGGATTTCAAGATAGCGCCGGTTCATGA
- a CDS encoding ABC-F family ATP-binding cassette domain-containing protein: MTIFTLRSLKKDFGIKELFKDASFSLEEGDKVGLIGTNGSGKSTLLKIIAGLEPIDSGEIWVNSGAKIVYLPQQPELDESRTVLEQVFADSGERMALVREYEELSEQLAHQQGDTEKLIARLSSVSQQMEAAGAWDLETNAKIILTKLGIQDFDAKIGNLSGGYRKRIALAAALLSEPDVLLMDEPTNHLDALSVEWLQSYLNRYRGALLLITHDRYFLDRVTNRILEIDRGDLYAYAGNYAYYLEKKAEAEETAASSQRKHAGVLRRELEWLKRGPKARSTKQKARIDRIREMQAQEFKQAQGKVEISTASRRIGKKVIELANISKSYNGRTIINNFTYTFNPEDRIGIIGSNGAGKSTLMDIITGRVQPDAGTVDIGSTIHIGYFDQHSEDVSLNENQRVIEYLKSVAELVKTSDGSVITASQMLERFLFPPNQQYAPIHKLSGGEKRRLFLLRVLMSAPNVLILDEPTNDLDVQTLAVLEEYLEDFNGCAIVVSHDRYFLDRTVDTIFAFEPGGNLRQYPGNYSVYLDYKAAEEQKSKEAEVAEEAQKQRKHKNRKAEEAQKPRKLSFKEKREYEVLETQIPQMEAEKEELEKILYNNPPSSFTEMQELSQRLAQLIQKIDTATERWLELAEREN; this comes from the coding sequence ATGACTATTTTTACGCTGCGATCGCTCAAAAAAGACTTTGGTATCAAAGAACTTTTTAAAGACGCCAGTTTTAGCCTTGAAGAGGGCGATAAAGTCGGGCTAATTGGAACTAATGGTTCTGGCAAATCAACGCTACTCAAAATAATTGCTGGCTTAGAACCAATCGACAGCGGCGAAATTTGGGTTAATTCAGGAGCTAAAATTGTCTATTTACCCCAACAGCCAGAGTTAGATGAAAGTCGCACCGTTTTAGAACAAGTCTTTGCTGATAGTGGCGAACGAATGGCATTGGTGCGAGAGTATGAGGAACTATCCGAACAACTCGCGCATCAGCAAGGCGACACCGAAAAGCTAATAGCGCGTCTTTCTAGCGTGTCGCAACAAATGGAAGCAGCAGGAGCGTGGGATCTCGAAACAAATGCCAAAATTATTCTGACAAAGCTGGGTATTCAAGATTTTGATGCCAAAATTGGCAATTTATCCGGTGGTTATCGCAAACGAATCGCGCTAGCGGCGGCGCTATTGTCAGAACCTGATGTATTACTGATGGATGAGCCGACAAACCACTTGGATGCATTATCTGTGGAGTGGTTACAAAGCTATTTAAATCGCTATCGCGGCGCGTTGCTACTCATTACGCACGATCGCTACTTTTTAGATCGCGTCACCAATCGCATCCTCGAAATTGATCGCGGCGATCTTTACGCTTATGCGGGTAATTACGCCTACTACTTAGAGAAAAAAGCTGAAGCCGAAGAAACCGCAGCGAGTAGCCAGCGCAAACACGCAGGAGTGTTGCGGCGCGAACTCGAATGGCTCAAACGAGGACCAAAAGCGCGTAGTACCAAGCAAAAAGCCCGCATCGATCGCATTCGAGAAATGCAAGCGCAGGAATTTAAACAAGCGCAAGGTAAAGTGGAGATTTCTACCGCAAGCCGTCGAATTGGTAAGAAAGTTATTGAGCTAGCAAATATCAGTAAATCCTACAACGGACGCACGATTATTAATAACTTTACTTACACTTTTAATCCTGAAGATCGCATTGGAATTATTGGTAGTAACGGAGCCGGAAAATCTACGCTGATGGATATTATCACCGGACGCGTGCAACCTGACGCGGGAACGGTAGATATTGGCTCGACAATCCACATTGGTTATTTCGATCAACACTCGGAAGATGTCTCTCTCAACGAGAATCAACGAGTCATTGAATACCTCAAAAGCGTTGCAGAGCTTGTCAAAACATCTGATGGTAGTGTTATCACTGCATCGCAAATGTTGGAACGATTTTTGTTTCCACCCAATCAGCAATATGCACCGATTCACAAACTTTCTGGTGGCGAAAAGCGGCGGTTATTTCTCTTACGCGTGCTGATGAGTGCGCCGAATGTCCTGATTTTGGATGAACCAACGAACGATCTCGACGTACAAACGCTGGCGGTTTTAGAAGAATATCTTGAAGATTTTAATGGTTGCGCGATCGTTGTCTCGCACGATCGCTATTTTCTCGATCGCACGGTTGATACGATTTTTGCCTTTGAGCCTGGCGGTAACTTACGCCAATATCCTGGTAACTATTCCGTTTATTTAGACTACAAAGCAGCAGAAGAGCAAAAAAGCAAGGAAGCCGAGGTAGCAGAGGAAGCACAAAAGCAGAGGAAGCACAAAAATAGAAAAGCAGAGGAAGCACAAAAGCCACGCAAGCTTTCGTTTAAAGAAAAGCGCGAGTATGAAGTGCTAGAAACTCAAATTCCGCAGATGGAAGCAGAAAAGGAAGAACTGGAGAAAATTCTCTACAACAATCCTCCGAGTAGCTTCACCGAAATGCAAGAACTGTCACAACGCTTAGCACAACTTATTCAAAAAATTGATACTGCAACCGAACGTTGGTTAGAACTTGCGGAACGCGAAAATTAG
- a CDS encoding nuclear transport factor 2 family protein, translating into MAGSLPPDVANLLADEFIEFGSSGRVFNKQQTIASLQHKSFARISITEFNTSVLAVGVIIVDLLRSQVRYFYWTIS; encoded by the coding sequence GTGGCGGGTAGTTTACCGCCAGATGTTGCAAACTTACTGGCTGATGAGTTCATTGAATTTGGAAGTTCAGGGCGCGTCTTTAATAAACAGCAAACTATTGCAAGTTTGCAACATAAATCTTTTGCTCGAATCTCTATTACCGAGTTCAATACGTCAGTTTTAGCAGTAGGTGTTATTATTGTTGACTTATTACGTAGCCAAGTACGATACTTCTACTGGACAATCAGTTAA
- a CDS encoding RNA-guided endonuclease TnpB family protein, protein METILTISCKLIAQGDQVAKLDATLVNFAAACNWINQSVDPKLTNNVRIQSLVYEQVRQQFDLSANLAIRAINRVAGNRKTAKQKGKSVKDFKPTSVDYDARIFAYNEKNQTVSLKLVGGREKFKLSLGSYQIGKLKGKKPTSATLVKTKKGEYFINIQVKDEAPQPIESKDVLGVDLGRTEICVTTNGFRASGKQITKIRNHHSRLRASLQQKASKGTRSSRRRCRQLLKRLSGKERRFQKYTNHVVSKTLVQQALASNSVIALENLEGIRERTNQLPRSKKERRLSNSWSFFELRQFITYKSLAAGVEVVLIDPRYTSKTCHCCNVIGERNGKSFKCINVVCNWTGDADYNGATNIKKLGAVLVNQPRGSELYCSLEQAETPVRGFPALRGVSKRVVLGLHKAPTIVTSGFIVA, encoded by the coding sequence ATGGAAACAATACTGACTATAAGTTGCAAGTTAATAGCCCAGGGTGACCAGGTTGCCAAACTAGATGCGACGCTGGTTAATTTCGCTGCTGCTTGCAACTGGATAAATCAGTCAGTAGACCCCAAGCTAACCAACAACGTCCGCATTCAATCCCTAGTCTACGAGCAGGTAAGGCAACAGTTCGACCTATCTGCAAACCTAGCCATTCGAGCCATTAATCGAGTAGCAGGAAATCGTAAGACGGCTAAACAAAAGGGCAAGTCTGTTAAAGACTTTAAACCGACTAGTGTTGATTACGATGCTCGAATATTTGCCTATAACGAGAAGAATCAAACAGTAAGTTTAAAGTTGGTAGGTGGTAGAGAGAAGTTTAAATTATCTTTAGGTAGCTATCAAATCGGTAAGCTTAAAGGGAAAAAGCCTACCTCTGCTACGTTGGTTAAAACAAAAAAGGGGGAATACTTCATCAACATTCAAGTTAAAGATGAAGCGCCCCAACCAATTGAATCGAAAGACGTTTTGGGTGTCGATTTAGGACGGACTGAGATATGTGTAACAACAAATGGGTTTAGAGCAAGTGGAAAACAAATAACTAAAATTAGAAACCATCATTCAAGACTGAGAGCGTCGTTGCAACAAAAAGCGTCTAAAGGCACAAGGAGTAGTCGGCGTAGATGTCGGCAACTCCTGAAACGGTTATCGGGCAAGGAACGACGCTTCCAAAAATATACTAATCATGTTGTCAGTAAAACTTTAGTCCAACAAGCTCTTGCCTCTAATTCTGTAATCGCATTAGAGAATTTAGAAGGCATTAGAGAAAGAACAAATCAGCTACCTCGCAGCAAGAAAGAACGAAGATTGTCTAACTCTTGGTCATTTTTTGAACTGAGACAATTTATAACTTATAAAAGCTTGGCTGCGGGAGTGGAGGTAGTATTAATTGATCCGCGATACACATCAAAAACCTGCCATTGTTGCAATGTAATTGGAGAACGTAACGGCAAGTCTTTTAAGTGTATTAATGTTGTTTGCAATTGGACTGGTGATGCTGACTACAATGGTGCAACTAATATTAAAAAACTTGGGGCTGTATTAGTAAACCAGCCTAGAGGTTCAGAACTATATTGTTCCTTGGAACAAGCGGAAACCCCCGTGCGCGGGTTCCCCGCGTTGAGGGGAGTTTCCAAGAGAGTGGTTCTAGGGCTACACAAAGCCCCCACTATAGTAACGAGCGGGTTCATCGTTGCTTAG